DNA from Kitasatospora herbaricolor:
TGGGCTGGCGGCCCATGCCGGCGATCGACATCGCCTTGCCGACCACGCCGCCGAGCAGGACGACCACGAGGCCGGCCCAGACCAGGAGCACGTTCGGGATGATCATCGCGACGCCGCTGACCGTGAAGCCGATGAAGGCGATGGTCACGCCGGTCCAGGCGGCGGGGGTGTGGCCGTGTGCTGCTGCCGACATCTGATGCTGCTCCTTGGTTCTCCGGGGTCCGGCCGGGACTGCGGTGTCGTGGCAGGCCCGGGGGCTCCTGGCGGGTTGTCGTAGTCCATTGTGCCGGGCGGCCGCGCCCCGCCCCAAAGGGGGGCGGTTGTCTATCGGCT
Protein-coding regions in this window:
- a CDS encoding HGxxPAAW family protein, whose amino-acid sequence is MSAAAHGHTPAAWTGVTIAFIGFTVSGVAMIIPNVLLVWAGLVVVLLGGVVGKAMSIAGMGRQPSPHYEDAPAAVASKKKTAVAA